The Helianthus annuus cultivar XRQ/B chromosome 11, HanXRQr2.0-SUNRISE, whole genome shotgun sequence region aataagtaaattgTACATTAatgttcatttttaaaagataaatcttgcTGAATGTTTGtattaacatatgacattatctTTTATTCAATATAtgcaatatacgagtttttttaaaatatatctttttattatatattatataaaattatatttatgcaacccgtgtagtacacgggctaataaataaaaatcttttttggacacaTGTCATTTTCTGATGCTTTTTTCACCTTATTTCCTATTTATctttcatattaaataataataataatagtaataataattttaaacaaaaatattagataagaataaatatttagataaggataaaaCTTTATAGTGatttctcaccttattttcctatttatctctcatattatatcataataataattttaaacaaaaatattagacAAGAAaaatatttagataaggataaacatttgtttttattatgatcgtattaaataataataataataataataataataataataataataataataataataataataattttaaacaaaaaattagataagaatataaacgtttatttttattatgatcatattaaataataataatatttttaaacaaaaaaatagttaagaatacatatttaacaaagtaaaatgttataataagtaaatagtacattaaagttcatttttaaaatataaatcttGACGACTGTAtgtgttaacatatgacattatattttattaaacacgtgcaatatattaattttttaaagatatattattttattattttttatataaaatttatatttacgcaaaataaaaaaaaagaaagtaaaatgttataataagtaaatagtacatcaatgttcatttttaaaagataaatcttgatgAGTGTTTGtattaacatatgacattatatattattcaacacgtgcaatatgcgagtttttttttaaatatatctttttttattatttactatataaaattatatttatgcaaCCCGTGTCATAAACGGGGTTTtaacctaatatatatatatatatatatatatatatagggtagggctagatagaaaaccctatctatataaaaaaccctagaaaacccaacctcccgacattttttttttgaaaaaaataacacatgtaatatacatgtttttaagagctttgggccaaaaaaatcaaaaaagcgctgAATGGataattttagaaaaataaaaaaaaattcagcaaatttcagcatttttgtctaacacatgttaggcactgaattttgtttatttttttttataaatcccttcagcgcttttttgttttttttttggcccaaaacactctaaaacatgtatattacatgtgtaatttttttcaaaaaaaaaatgtcgggaggttgggtaaaaatgggtggagatttgggtttccagagttttctaagaattttagggttttttgtctagcattaccctatatatatatatagggggctgctagaataaAAACCACCctgagttgtaagaaccgcgagaacacaccatccgggtcgccgtttaccatgatttttttttacaactacatgtgtatattataaacacaactgtaaaaaaaaaaaaataaaccccCCCCctcccgagggggtagttttttacaccacaagtttggtgttttttttttcttttttttttttcaccaaacttgtggtgtaaaaaactacccctcggggggggggggggcatttaaattttttttacagatgtgtttataatatacacatcttgttgtaaaaaaaaatcatggtaaacggcgacccggatggtgtgcaAACCTTTCGGGCCCTTTCAAAATTTGGGCCTCGGGCGACGGCACGAGGTGACCGGCCTTGCCTATGTGCAAACACAAGTAGCAAAAAGTATACTAACTTCGGAGATGAAACACATAGCGACAGATGAAAGGGTAAGGTCGATTGTTCGACCACCGCCAGCctcttggctctcccagatgcgcggaaacccgacctccacccacccgaaggcacgacagtgaaataaTCGGTAAAATCTTGCCTCCCATCCAAGATGAACCGACGCCACCTGTATTCGCGCTTCACCTAGATACCGCAGAAAATAATAGGGAGGGTGAGAGTCGAACCTCGGTCACAAGAAACACCAAATCTTTACTCAAGTACTCAACCACTACACCACTACCCGATTTTCTAATAAATCACTAGTAGGGAATTAAGAAATAAGTTTTATGGCATAAAAAAAACATTAGtatgttttttttctttattcTGCCATAAAACTTTTACCAAATCATCCACTCATCTTCATTAGGGTCAATTTTGTAATTTTCTGCTAGTGATTTACCCTAAATAAATGGTTCACTTGCGCCACTTCTCGAACACACACACATTTAGGTCTTGTTTTCACCCTAGCAGCCGTCAtgtagcagcagcagcagccattGTATTATATCTTATTCTATTTACTTATTCTTTTCACAATCTTTCTGAAGTTTTGATCTCTTGGTCTGCAAATCATTTTGTTTCATCGAAGtttcattcattaattttggGTTTGGATTTAAAATGGATCTTCTGGATGGATGGGATCTTAGAGATGGTTTTACCTCTCTCCAGTTGTTTTAGTTTTCGATCGTGGTTTTTCTGTTTAAATCTGAAGGTAAAAATCTTCTTTTAGATAAATTTCATTATTTATATGTTTGGGTTCAACATTTGATACGGTTGAGGGTATAAAAGTTGTATGTGGTTCCGATTCTTGTTTGTATTGCCCGTGTGCCCAGATTCTTATTTCATTAGGCCTATATTAACTTGTAGTGCTAACACCTTTTATTTGGGGTTTCGTGACAAATGACAAAAAAAGTGAAGTGAAATGTGAAGGTTACAGGGGTTATATAACATGTGTGTAGTGGAGGATTATGTAGATATGAggttatatatgtatgtatatatatgcgtGTGTGAGAGAGGCAAATTGTTCAACTCGTTATAATTTTCGTAAGGGATCCGGGTTCACTGGCTATAGCGCCCCTTGGGGCGGTGTGGGGAGGCACCATAGGGCACTATGGTGGCGTTATATCACCTTCCACTAAGGAAGGTCTTAGACTATCTTCAATgttaggccatggggtatggggcgggagtttgggcgtgggttgggagaaaacgcccaaggcaccaccccgggtgggcttgggttggggcgtggccccttggggcttggctttcaagccgggcgtggggcgggggagcaactgacatggcgggctgtgaatggttatatatatatataggacaatgctagatagaaaaccctcaTTTAGGTagaaactctggaaacccaaatctccccccatttttacccaacctcccgacattttttttttgaaaaaaattacacatgtaatatacatgttttagagtgttttgggccaaaaaaaaacaaaaaagcgccgaagggatttaaaaaaaaaaaaacaaatttcagtgcctaacatgtgttaggcaaaaaagacagaaattgctgatttttttttaaattatcccttcggcgcttttttgatttttttggcccaaaagtcttaaaaacatgtatattacatgtgttatttttttcaaaaaaaatgttgggaggttgggttttctatatagatagggtttcctatatagcccaaccctatatatatatatatatatatatatatatatatatatatatatatatatatatattaaaaaaaagctGAACCCAAGCCCCAACCGAAGCCcaaccataccccatggtcttaaAGACGTTTAGCTGCCTAATTAGCTGCCACGTCATCTCCTTACAAATCCTTAAGGagatgtgtgtatatatatgatactAGGCTATAGACCAGCATATTATACGGGCtgtttgtatatatgtatatattataaatCTCTAAATACACAACCATGCCTTTGTATCTATCTTGCATTACCTTTGTTATCTGATTTGTTTTGTTTGCAGATAATATGTAAAGAAGTTGATGAGCAAAAAGTTCTATTATCGAGTGTCAGATTTAGAAATGTCAAAGAAAATCTTGGTTTGTTATTAGAGCAGGTATCTCTCACACTTTCTCTTTTCATTTATACATATGTGATATGTTCTTATGTTAATTTAAAGAATATAGCTATTGAGACATATTTCTTGTTTCAGGAGCTTGGAGCTTACAGGAAAATAAGGTTGCTTCGTCAAAACAGAAGTCAAACAATGCGAAAGACCATCTTAAAAATTCTATCACAAGTTGTTTACGATGAAGAAGATAGTGTTGTGCATATAAACATGATTCGAATTGCAAAAGTGAGGGGATCAGGAGAATCTGGATATGTAGATCTAAACGAGTGTCTTCAATCTTTATATAAAGCAAAAGAGACTATGGTGATGGTGAGTTACCTTTGAATTTTAGTTTCTTATCTTTTTTAATATATTTGAGTTTACCACTCTAATATTATGTATCTACCAATCCAGAGTGAGAACAAGAATGACTATGGTTCAGTTTGTAATACGCTAGCCGAGGCTCATTGCTTACGCACATTCTGTAACCAAGAGGCAAGACCAAACTCGAAGGTACTACCCCATAGCAGATCTGAATATTTACGCTTGTGTTCATATACTAGTAGTATATCATAATAAGGAAGTGACAATTTTGAACATGGGCGTAGCATAGTGGGGGCGGGAGgaggcggccgaccccccgaacttctCGCTCAGttgtggagagtatgtagttttcgtatagaaatttttgggtatacaTGATTTTGACCCTCcgattttatagaaatttttgggtatatacgttttcgagccaccagtcggaaatctcaagctttacCACTGATTTTGAACCTTTTACTTGGTACTGGTTATGCTTTATCTCAAATGGACCAATAGAAAAAAGTTAGCTAAAAAACGGGTTGAAAGTTTTTGAGTCTTTTTTTAATGCTTACAACCATCTAAATCGTCTTTGTTCAAAGATTCAGGTTCGTATTTTAACATTATTGGTTTTCTAGTCGTAATTAATAAAATTGGCAAATCTGTGTTGATGGGTCACCCGTAATTTAAAATGTTACGTATCAATTAATTTTTGCTTAACCCCTGGACTATCTTGCTGCTTATACATTTTATCAAGTCTTTTATCTTGTATTAAAAGCTTTTTATTGAAGATATTGAGAAAGCTTTGGCGTTATGGTCGAACCAAAAACAACCCCCTGAAACTGTGTTGTTGTATCATGTTCGTGACTTATTATCTTATTATTACTGAAGGTTCATATTCTTGTGATCCttattatttgtttgtttgtttggtgtgCCTCGTTTATGATGTCTTTTGTTGTAGGGTTACATGGGATTTCATTCTCGCGTACATGAGTTGATCATACGTGCTTATAAGTTCAAGTACAAAAAACATTTTTCAGACAAGTGTTTGACCATGCTTCACGAGTAGATGAGGCATTCATTGATACACTTTCAAAACACTTCGAATCGTTTAACTATGTGGACGTCTGGGAAAAGTGTTTGGAAAAATAAAAGACACCAACAGTTGATTTTCAACAGTTTCGTTTAACCATCTCTACTTTATCTTTCCCAAACAGTGTTGTTCAACCATCTCAACATTCAACAGATGATCATATCAAGGATATTGCTTCTAAGCACAGTGTACGGTTTTTATATTTTGGTTTTGCTAGAGGTGGCAAGATGGGTGCATTGAttaatgggtcacaatgggtTTGTGGCGGTCCAGTTTGTATATACTTTTCTATTTGCTTTCTTGAAACTAATTAATCTGCCAATTATGATTACAAAAGTGATCTACttatatgaaaaaaatgaatttaCGAGGGAGGTTTTATGCATTGAAATACAATTGATTTCAACCGCCTTTTTTGGTTGAATCTTTTGGCCTTAATTCATTTGACCGGTTGGAAATGATCCATTTATTGTAGTTATGCTGATCTTTTATGCACATTCaccttttatttttcttttttcaaaTTTGTATTTTGATTTAAGTGAAAGAATGATTGGGGAGGGATCAATGAGGAGGGTACTTGATTTCTTTTCAAATCTTGTATTTCATAGACATTCCCTTTTCAAATCTGGCGAACTATATTTTCTTTGTAGACTCTTCTTTATGCCAAAGAATCCTATAAGGCGCGCTACAAACTTTTTAAAAAGGATTTCGTTCACGAAATGGGGCCCACAGATTTGCCCATTGGGAGTCGGACACGTAGATATAAGGTTACGAGTATCCGTATGCATCCTTCAGCTGCAACGGCTTGGTCAAATGCAGAGGATTCAAGCTACTTTGACGTTATTCTGACGCCGTGGAATGTGCTTTCTCGTTATCTTGAAAGCCTACTTCAAGTAGAATTTTCAAGTTTAGTGTTAAATTGAATTTTTTAACTTTTGTAATTGAAATTATCAAATTGTTGTTACATGTTTGGCTAATGTAATTCAGTTAGCAACTATCCGAGAGATTGTTGGAAAGGGTTCTAAGGCTGGAGATCATTTACTTTGTGGAAAGGATAAATCTATTTTACAAGGCTTGCCCAACTTCTCCTTCTCAGTCAGCTTCCTTACCGCCTTAGGTCTGCGATTTAATCTTCATTTCTCTGTGTTGGTGGGTCAGCTAGGTGTTGAAAACGAAAAGGGTATTTTTTTGTATGATCATCCAACATCCATAATGGGTTGGTTTAGGTTGACTAACATTACCGGCTctgggggtgggcggggaggaccaccgacCACGGCCGATATTTCAAGGGGCACGTTTTTTTTAGGaaaaaacccgatatgtatatgtaaaatattttttagagttaattactgttttcgtccctgtggtttgtcaaaaatcactatttcagtccattagtttaaaaattgcgattttagtccctgtggtttcattttcgtaaccatttcagtccacctcgaaaccatttcagtccctgtacttaacagaacaatggattgaaatggttacgaaagtgaaaccacagggactgaaatggttacgaaagtgaaaccacagggactgaaatcgtaaattttaaactaatggactgaaatagtgatttttgacaaaccgcatggacgaaaacagtaattaactctattttttaatagggtacattcatacaaacaccaacataagcccccttacaaaactattcttatggtttagattagttattaacccctttggcattaggtttagacctttagtgagcccaatacccaatttcgttaaggcatAAGGGCatattttttcaagctcgaacaggTTACACAAATTCTCAGGTATATTGTATCCCAATAATGGAGGGTTATGTCAAGGTGGAAGTGGATGATATGGTTGATAAACATAAGAAGTTGGAAGTCTATATAGTTGCCAAAACGAGTGAAGTTGCATTGGTTGAAGATTTGGTATATCAAATCGTTCAATGACTAAGATATGCTACAAGGGTATATTTTtgtttatatattataataatataaatatattttagtATATCAATACTTGCtataatatttgtttttttttttttttataaattgtaGCTTTTAAACCAAGGGACACCAAGCATGTCACCTAGTGCCCCAATAATGGACACGAGTCGTGTGTCACATAGTCGTAGAGACGCCTCGCCAAAAATACATGATGATACCATGCTCACTTCATCTTGTCGTCCACAATTGGTAGCCATCCCATTTACTCTTATATTTATGATTAATTTAGTTACATTTGTTAGTGTTATAgcaatttgtttgttattttggaTTTATAAATGCTATTACGAACTTCCACTTCTAACGGAAAATTAAAATCTTTTCAAGGCGGTTATGTAAATATGGTTAGTTTTCAAAAAAATGTTTATATAAcaatttgtgtatatatatatgtgtgtatatttttatatacTAATGTTTTTATATTCATTTTTAGTTATTATTTATGTAGCAACAACAAACCGTTACAAATGCCCTCGTATGGGTGGGTACCCGAACCCGTTCCCAAACCTAAACATAGCATACCTGAACCACAAAAAAGCTCATAATCGGTTCCGAATATGATTCATGGGAAGTCCCACATTGAAACAGACAAGGAGAATTTACAGAATATAACCGATTTGAATTGTGCAGATGCTAGATTATATTTTATCTTCAGTTCTGTCGAGTTTTTAAACCTGTCTTTTAGTTCATTGTTTGTAAAAGCGACCATCGACTGATGAATAATTCCTTTACATATGGTGATGTATGTTTCAGCTTTTTTAGTTTGATCCGTAACATTTTAGTTcactatatatatttttatccaTTAGACCCATTTCATTTTTAGCATACTATCATTTTGACACTTATCATTTCTCATCACATGATattggtcatcactcatcacaaCAGGATATTGTCATCACATCTTGACACTTACCATCTTATGTTTCACatcatttttttgtattttcctATCACTAGAGGATATCGGTCCGCGCACTGAGGTGTTTGAACTCCAACTCTGCAAAAAACCACAAATTAGTTTTGTTATGCATGCCATTTGAATCCATCAAGTTAACATTTCATCAAACAGCTGTATTGCAACTCAT contains the following coding sequences:
- the LOC110890865 gene encoding separase isoform X3, translated to MDGILEMVLPLSSCFSFRSWFFCLNLKIICKEVDEQKVLLSSVRFRNVKENLGLLLEQELGAYRKIRLLRQNRSQTMRKTILKILSQVVYDEEDSVVHINMIRIAKVRGSGESGYVDLNECLQSLYKAKETMVMSENKNDYGSVCNTLAEAHCLRTFCNQEARPNSKGYMGFHSRVHELIIRAYKFKYKKHFSDKCLTMLHE
- the LOC110890865 gene encoding separase isoform X2; its protein translation is MDGILEMVLPLSSCFSFRSWFFCLNLKIICKEVDEQKVLLSSVRFRNVKENLGLLLEQELGAYRKIRLLRQNRSQTMRKTILKILSQVVYDEEDSVVHINMIRIAKVRGSGESGYVDLNECLQSLYKAKETMVMSENKNDYGSVCNTLAEAHCLRTFCNQEARPNSKILRKLWRYGRTKNNPLKLCCCIMFVTYYLIITEGLHGISFSRT
- the LOC110890865 gene encoding separase isoform X1, yielding MDGILEMVLPLSSCFSFRSWFFCLNLKIICKEVDEQKVLLSSVRFRNVKENLGLLLEQELGAYRKIRLLRQNRSQTMRKTILKILSQVVYDEEDSVVHINMIRIAKVRGSGESGYVDLNECLQSLYKAKETMVMSENKNDYGSVCNTLAEAHCLRTFCNQEARPNSKILRKLWRYGRTKNNPLKLCCCIMFVTYYLIITEGSYSCDPYYLFVCLVCLVYDVFCCRVTWDFILAYMS